A region of Streptomyces sp. TG1A-60 DNA encodes the following proteins:
- a CDS encoding tyrosine-protein phosphatase, which yields MTQQIPSTEPELTGVRNFRDVGGLPTVDGRRVRHGVLFRSGHLAHATDEDTAFLASLGLHTVFDFRNAADQKLEGPDVELPGVRNVNLPLSDPADGAEFWKMVRDGDLDQLRALLDDGKAAGRMITSYRTIVKHRTAEHSRVLHALAEDSVPALMHCAAGKDRAGLSIAVTLLALGVEREAVVADYLESNAKHRRYKVHRSSTSASAYSPEIMELLSPLFDARAEYLQAALDTVEETWGNVDTYLEQGLKVTPQTRELLRERLLD from the coding sequence GTGACGCAGCAGATCCCGTCGACCGAGCCCGAGCTGACCGGAGTGCGCAACTTCCGCGATGTGGGCGGTCTGCCGACCGTGGACGGCCGTCGGGTGCGTCATGGAGTCCTGTTCCGCAGTGGCCACCTCGCGCACGCGACCGACGAGGACACCGCGTTCCTGGCCTCCCTCGGCCTGCACACGGTCTTCGACTTCCGCAACGCGGCCGACCAGAAGCTGGAGGGCCCGGACGTCGAGCTGCCCGGCGTGCGCAATGTGAACCTGCCGCTGAGCGATCCGGCGGACGGCGCCGAGTTCTGGAAGATGGTCCGCGACGGCGACCTGGACCAGCTGCGCGCGCTGCTGGACGACGGCAAGGCGGCCGGCCGGATGATCACCTCCTACCGCACGATCGTCAAGCACCGCACGGCCGAGCACTCGCGTGTGCTGCACGCGCTGGCCGAGGACAGCGTGCCCGCGCTGATGCACTGCGCGGCGGGCAAGGACCGCGCGGGCCTCTCCATCGCCGTCACCCTCCTCGCCCTGGGTGTCGAGCGCGAGGCCGTCGTGGCGGACTACCTGGAGTCGAACGCCAAGCACCGCCGCTACAAGGTGCACCGCAGCAGCACCTCCGCGAGCGCCTACTCCCCGGAGATCATGGAGCTGCTGAGCCCGCTGTTCGACGCCCGCGCCGAGTACCTCCAGGCGGCCCTGGACACGGTCGAGGAGACCTGGGGCAATGTGGACACGTATCTGGAGCAGGGTCTGAAGGTGACCCCTCAGACCCGGGAGCTGCTGCGCGAGCGGCTGCTCGACTAG
- a CDS encoding alpha-galactosidase — protein sequence MLDIGADGRTWLLTGPRSSYALRLTENDELLHLHWGPCIALADAEELAARQQLVYWPFEAPVDGYEEYPVEGGPRFARPALSVRTDERRGTEWTFRTYEADGDELRLSFTDGGLGITLHYRMRDDVVERWVTLVNEGPTAELLRADSATWTLPPREEAWRLSQLHGRWAAESRLVRADLTYGEKVIGSRRGHTGHQHLPWVALDTDAGEERGEVYGCALGWSGSWRIAVAQLPDARVQITGGAGYDESGLLRLETGDTFTTPVFAGLWSDGGHGGASRAWHAYQRTYVIPDADQDRPVLFNSWEATEFDISEEQQGTLARRAAAVGVELFVVDDGWFGARTSDRAGLGDWTPNPDRFPKGLKPLADYVHALGMQFGIWVEPEMVNPDSELYRAHPEWVQFQPGRKRTELRNQLVLNLAREDVQEYLWERLDTLLSSAPIDYVKWDFNRCFTDAGWPGEPYPQKLWVEHVQAFYALLDRLRSAHPQVAFESCSGGGGRIDLGVMARTDQVWTSDNTDPLDRLAIQHGFSQVHPARTMAAWVTDSPNNQLNGRVSTLRFRFVSAMAGVLGVGGDLAEWSEEELAEARDWVELYKEIRPVVQRGDLYRLRPPTGGLSAVQYVHGDEIVVLAWLQAQHYGEPVAPLRLRGLDPTEVYECRETGEMHRGAVLLHHGLRTGLRGDFDAMVIRMRRT from the coding sequence ATGTTGGACATCGGCGCAGACGGCCGGACCTGGCTTCTCACGGGACCCAGGAGCAGCTATGCCCTACGGCTCACGGAGAACGACGAACTGCTGCACCTGCACTGGGGCCCTTGTATCGCCCTCGCCGACGCCGAGGAGCTGGCCGCTCGGCAGCAGCTGGTGTACTGGCCGTTCGAGGCCCCGGTCGACGGATACGAGGAGTACCCCGTCGAGGGCGGCCCCCGCTTCGCCCGCCCCGCCCTCTCCGTGCGCACGGACGAGCGGCGCGGTACCGAGTGGACCTTCCGGACGTACGAGGCCGACGGCGACGAGCTGCGGCTGAGTTTCACCGACGGCGGCCTCGGGATCACCCTGCACTACCGGATGCGCGACGACGTGGTGGAGCGCTGGGTGACCCTGGTCAACGAGGGTCCGACAGCGGAGCTGCTGCGGGCCGACTCGGCGACCTGGACGCTGCCGCCGCGCGAGGAGGCCTGGCGGCTGTCGCAGCTGCACGGGCGGTGGGCGGCCGAGTCCCGGCTGGTGCGCGCGGACCTCACCTACGGCGAGAAGGTCATCGGCAGCCGCCGCGGGCACACCGGGCATCAGCACCTGCCCTGGGTCGCCCTGGACACCGACGCCGGCGAGGAGCGGGGCGAGGTCTACGGCTGCGCCCTCGGCTGGTCGGGTTCCTGGCGGATCGCGGTCGCCCAACTCCCGGACGCGCGCGTGCAGATCACCGGCGGCGCCGGGTACGACGAGTCCGGTCTGCTGCGGCTGGAGACGGGCGACACCTTCACCACGCCCGTCTTCGCGGGCCTGTGGAGCGACGGCGGCCACGGCGGGGCGAGCCGCGCCTGGCACGCGTACCAGCGGACGTACGTCATCCCGGACGCGGACCAGGACCGGCCGGTGCTCTTCAACTCCTGGGAGGCCACCGAGTTCGACATCTCCGAGGAGCAGCAGGGCACGCTCGCGCGACGCGCGGCGGCCGTCGGGGTCGAGCTGTTCGTGGTGGACGACGGCTGGTTCGGGGCGCGCACCAGCGACCGGGCCGGCCTCGGCGACTGGACACCCAACCCCGACCGCTTCCCCAAGGGGCTGAAGCCGCTCGCCGACTATGTGCATGCCCTCGGTATGCAGTTCGGCATCTGGGTCGAGCCCGAGATGGTCAACCCGGACAGCGAGCTGTACCGGGCGCACCCCGAATGGGTACAGTTCCAACCGGGGCGAAAGCGGACGGAACTGCGTAATCAGCTTGTCCTCAATCTCGCGCGTGAGGACGTCCAGGAGTACCTCTGGGAGCGACTGGACACTCTCCTGTCCAGCGCGCCGATCGACTATGTGAAGTGGGACTTCAACCGCTGCTTCACGGATGCCGGCTGGCCCGGGGAGCCGTATCCGCAGAAGCTGTGGGTCGAGCATGTGCAGGCCTTCTACGCGCTGCTGGACCGGTTGCGGTCCGCCCACCCGCAGGTCGCCTTCGAGTCGTGCTCCGGCGGCGGCGGTCGTATCGACCTCGGGGTCATGGCGCGGACCGACCAGGTGTGGACCTCCGACAACACCGACCCGCTCGACCGGCTCGCCATCCAGCACGGCTTCAGCCAGGTCCACCCGGCCCGGACCATGGCCGCGTGGGTCACGGACAGTCCGAACAACCAGCTCAACGGTCGGGTCAGCACACTGCGGTTCCGGTTCGTCAGCGCCATGGCGGGTGTGCTCGGTGTCGGCGGCGACCTCGCCGAGTGGAGCGAGGAGGAGTTGGCCGAGGCGCGGGACTGGGTGGAGCTGTACAAGGAGATCCGGCCGGTCGTGCAGCGCGGCGACCTCTACCGGCTCCGGCCGCCGACCGGTGGGCTGAGCGCCGTGCAGTACGTCCATGGTGACGAGATCGTCGTGCTCGCCTGGCTCCAGGCCCAACACTACGGCGAGCCGGTCGCGCCGCTCCGGCTGCGCGGCCTCGACCCGACAGAAGTGTATGAGTGCCGCGAAACGGGTGAAATGCACCGAGGTGCCGTGCTGTTGCATCACGGCCTGCGGACCGGTCTGCGGGGCGACTTCGATGCGATGGTTATCCGCATGCGTCGTACTTGA
- a CDS encoding 1-hydroxy-2-methyl-2-butenyl 4-diphosphate reductase has product MTTPSSPAPLLIACALGIEQLALRSGDRGGAGGPVTVLRTGMGPRAAERSVSRLLADPGLRDAAVLATGFCAGLAPGMHPGDLVVAEETWGPGGAVTPCVSPRRLVRELERVVPGRTVHTGPLTGSDHVVRGQERSDLCATGALAVDMESAVTLHCAVRSGARPVAAVRVVVDAPEHELVRIGTVHGGISAFRVLRAVLPAYYEWHRSLLLPRR; this is encoded by the coding sequence ATGACCACGCCCTCCTCCCCGGCTCCGCTGCTGATCGCCTGCGCGCTCGGCATCGAACAGCTCGCCCTGCGCAGCGGCGACCGGGGCGGCGCCGGGGGCCCGGTCACCGTACTGCGCACCGGCATGGGGCCGAGGGCCGCCGAGCGGTCCGTCTCCCGGCTGCTCGCCGATCCGGGGCTGCGCGACGCGGCCGTGCTGGCCACCGGGTTCTGCGCCGGGCTCGCCCCCGGTATGCACCCCGGTGACCTGGTGGTCGCCGAGGAGACCTGGGGGCCCGGCGGTGCCGTCACGCCCTGTGTCTCCCCCCGACGTCTGGTCAGAGAGCTGGAGCGCGTCGTGCCCGGCCGCACGGTCCACACCGGCCCGCTCACCGGATCCGACCACGTCGTACGCGGTCAGGAACGGTCCGACCTGTGTGCGACCGGCGCACTCGCGGTCGACATGGAGTCCGCCGTCACGCTCCACTGCGCCGTGAGATCGGGCGCACGCCCCGTTGCGGCCGTCCGGGTGGTCGTGGACGCTCCAGAGCACGAACTGGTCCGGATCGGCACGGTACACGGTGGAATATCGGCCTTCCGCGTCCTTCGTGCCGTACTTCCCGCTTACTACGAATGGCACCGTTCCTTGCTGCTCCCCCGGAGGTGA
- the ispG gene encoding flavodoxin-dependent (E)-4-hydroxy-3-methylbut-2-enyl-diphosphate synthase has protein sequence MTAVSLGVPEVPARPVAERRLARLIQVGPVAVGGGAPVSVQSMTTTRTSDIGATLQQIAELTASGCQIVRVACPTQDDADALATIARKSQIPVIADIHFQPKYVFAAIEAGCAAVRVNPGNIKQFDDKVKQIARAAKECGTPIRIGVNAGSLDRRLLHKHGKATPEALVESALWEASLFEEHGFRDIKISVKHNDPVVMIEAYRQLAARCDYPLHLGVTEAGPAFQGTIKSAVAFGALLSEGIGDTIRVSLSAPPAEEVKVGIQILQALNLRQRRLEIVSCPSCGRAQVDVYRLADEVSAGLEGMEVPLRVAVMGCVVNGPGEAREADLGVASGNGKGQIFVKGEVIKTVPESKIVETLIDEAMKIAEQMEKDGVASGEPAVTVS, from the coding sequence ATGACCGCCGTGTCTCTGGGCGTTCCCGAGGTGCCCGCCCGACCGGTCGCGGAGCGCCGCCTCGCGCGGCTGATCCAGGTCGGTCCGGTGGCCGTGGGGGGTGGGGCCCCGGTGTCGGTGCAGTCGATGACGACGACCCGTACATCGGACATCGGCGCCACCTTGCAGCAGATCGCCGAACTGACCGCGTCGGGCTGCCAGATCGTCCGGGTCGCCTGTCCCACGCAGGACGACGCGGACGCCCTCGCCACCATCGCCCGCAAGTCGCAGATCCCGGTGATCGCGGACATCCACTTCCAGCCCAAGTACGTGTTCGCGGCGATCGAGGCCGGTTGCGCGGCGGTGCGGGTCAACCCCGGCAACATCAAGCAGTTCGACGACAAGGTCAAGCAGATCGCGCGGGCGGCGAAGGAGTGCGGAACGCCGATCCGGATCGGGGTCAACGCGGGCTCGCTCGACAGGCGGCTGCTCCACAAGCACGGGAAGGCGACGCCGGAGGCGCTGGTGGAGTCCGCGCTGTGGGAGGCGTCGCTCTTCGAGGAGCACGGCTTCCGGGACATCAAGATCTCGGTCAAGCACAACGACCCCGTGGTGATGATCGAGGCGTACCGGCAGCTGGCGGCCCGGTGCGACTACCCGCTGCATCTGGGGGTCACCGAGGCCGGTCCGGCGTTCCAGGGCACGATCAAGTCCGCGGTCGCCTTCGGGGCGCTGCTCAGCGAGGGGATCGGTGACACGATCCGGGTCTCGCTGAGTGCCCCGCCGGCCGAGGAGGTCAAGGTCGGCATCCAGATCCTTCAGGCGCTGAACCTGCGGCAGCGGCGGCTGGAGATCGTGTCGTGCCCGTCGTGCGGGCGGGCGCAGGTCGATGTGTACCGGCTGGCCGACGAGGTGAGTGCGGGTCTGGAAGGCATGGAGGTGCCGTTGCGCGTCGCGGTCATGGGCTGCGTCGTCAACGGGCCCGGAGAGGCACGTGAGGCGGACCTGGGGGTGGCCTCCGGCAACGGCAAGGGTCAGATCTTCGTGAAGGGCGAGGTCATCAAGACCGTCCCCGAATCAAAGATCGTGGAGACCCTCATCGACGAGGCGATGAAGATCGCCGAGCAGATGGAGAAGGACGGCGTCGCGTCGGGGGAGCCGGCGGTCACCGTGAGCTGA
- the shc gene encoding squalene--hopene cyclase produces the protein MTATTDGSTGALSPRAASASDTDHEAPGAAGVQEAAAHAIRRATDFLLSRQDAQGWWKGDLETNVTMDAEDLLLRQFLGIRDEKTTRAAALFIRGEQREDGTWATFHGGPPELSATVEAYVALRLAGDDPSEPHMARASAFIRERGGIAAARVFTRIWLALFGWWKWDDLPEMPPELIYFPKWMPLNIYDFGCWARQTIVPLTVVSAKRPVRPAPFPLDELHTDPGRPSPPGPLDPLASWEGVFQRLDKLLHGYHKVALKRLRKAAMNSAARWIVERQENDGCWGGIQPPAVYSVIALYLLGYDLQHPVMRAGLESLDRFAVWREDGARMIEACQSPVWDTCLATIALADAGLPADHPQLVKAADWMLGEEIVRPGDWAVKRPQLPPGGWAFEFHNDNYPDIDDTAEVVLALRRVKHHDPERVENAIRRGVRWNLGMQSRNGAWGAFDVDNTSPFPNRLPFCDFGEVIDPPSADVTAHVVEMLAVEGLSRDPRTRRGIEWLLAEQEPNGSWFGRWGVNYVYGTGSVVPALAAAGLPAAHPAIRRAVAWLETVQNDDGGWGEDLRSYPDPAEWGGKGASTASQTAWALLALLAAGERDAKATERGIEWLAQTQREDGGWDEPHFTGTGFPWDFSINYHLYRQVFPLTALGRYVNGEPAVLKARGS, from the coding sequence ATGACAGCGACGACCGACGGAAGCACCGGGGCACTGTCGCCCCGCGCGGCCTCGGCCAGCGACACCGACCACGAGGCCCCGGGGGCGGCAGGGGTCCAGGAGGCCGCCGCACACGCCATACGGCGCGCCACCGACTTCCTGCTCTCCCGACAGGACGCCCAGGGCTGGTGGAAGGGCGACCTGGAGACCAACGTCACCATGGACGCCGAGGACCTGCTGCTCCGTCAGTTCCTGGGAATTCGCGACGAGAAGACCACCCGGGCGGCGGCCCTGTTCATCAGAGGCGAGCAGCGTGAGGACGGCACCTGGGCCACCTTCCACGGCGGCCCGCCCGAACTCTCCGCCACCGTTGAGGCGTACGTCGCGCTGCGGCTGGCCGGGGACGACCCGTCCGAGCCGCACATGGCGAGGGCGTCCGCGTTCATCCGGGAGCGGGGCGGCATCGCCGCGGCGCGGGTGTTCACCCGCATCTGGCTCGCGCTGTTCGGCTGGTGGAAGTGGGACGACCTGCCGGAGATGCCGCCGGAGCTGATCTACTTCCCGAAGTGGATGCCGCTGAACATCTACGACTTCGGGTGCTGGGCGCGGCAGACGATCGTCCCGCTGACAGTCGTCTCGGCGAAGCGGCCGGTGCGGCCCGCGCCGTTCCCGCTGGACGAGCTGCACACCGATCCGGGACGGCCGAGTCCGCCCGGGCCCCTCGACCCGTTGGCCAGTTGGGAGGGTGTCTTCCAGCGGCTCGACAAGCTGCTGCACGGCTATCACAAGGTGGCGCTGAAGCGGCTGCGCAAGGCGGCCATGAACAGCGCGGCCCGCTGGATCGTCGAGCGGCAGGAGAACGACGGCTGCTGGGGCGGCATCCAGCCGCCGGCCGTGTACTCGGTCATCGCGCTGTACCTGCTCGGCTATGACCTCCAGCATCCGGTGATGCGGGCCGGGTTGGAATCCCTCGACCGGTTCGCCGTGTGGCGCGAGGACGGGGCCCGGATGATCGAGGCCTGCCAGTCCCCGGTGTGGGACACCTGCCTCGCCACCATCGCGCTCGCCGACGCGGGTCTGCCGGCCGACCACCCCCAACTCGTCAAGGCCGCCGACTGGATGCTCGGTGAGGAGATCGTCCGCCCCGGCGACTGGGCGGTAAAGCGGCCCCAACTCCCGCCGGGCGGCTGGGCGTTCGAGTTCCACAACGACAACTACCCCGACATCGACGACACCGCCGAGGTCGTGCTCGCGCTGCGCCGCGTCAAGCACCACGACCCGGAGCGCGTCGAGAACGCCATCCGGCGCGGGGTCCGCTGGAACCTCGGCATGCAGTCGAGGAACGGGGCGTGGGGTGCCTTCGACGTCGACAACACCAGCCCGTTCCCCAACCGGCTGCCGTTCTGCGACTTCGGCGAGGTGATCGACCCGCCGTCCGCCGACGTCACCGCGCACGTGGTGGAGATGCTGGCGGTCGAGGGCCTGTCCCGTGATCCACGCACCCGCCGGGGCATCGAGTGGCTCCTCGCCGAACAGGAGCCGAACGGCTCGTGGTTCGGCCGATGGGGCGTCAACTACGTCTACGGCACCGGATCGGTGGTCCCCGCGCTGGCGGCTGCCGGACTGCCCGCCGCGCACCCCGCGATCCGTCGGGCCGTGGCCTGGCTGGAGACCGTACAGAACGACGACGGCGGCTGGGGTGAGGACCTGCGCTCCTACCCCGACCCGGCCGAGTGGGGCGGCAAGGGCGCCTCCACCGCATCCCAGACCGCGTGGGCGCTGCTCGCGCTGCTGGCGGCGGGGGAGCGGGACGCCAAGGCCACCGAGCGCGGCATCGAGTGGCTGGCCCAGACCCAGCGGGAGGACGGCGGCTGGGACGAGCCGCACTTCACCGGCACCGGCTTCCCCTGGGACTTCTCGATCAACTACCACCTCTACCGGCAGGTGTTCCCGCTCACCGCGCTCGGCCGGTACGTCAACGGTGAACCGGCCGTCCTGAAAGCCAGGGGAAGCTGA
- the hpnH gene encoding adenosyl-hopene transferase HpnH: MAMPLRQSIKVATYLVEQKLRKRDKFPLIVELEPLYACNLKCEGCGKIQHPAGVLKQRMPVAQAVGAVLESGAPMVSIAGGEPLMHPQIDEIVRQLVARKKYVFLCTNALLLRKKMDRFKPSPYFAFAVHIDGLRERHDESVAKEGVFDEAVAAIKEAKRRGFRVTTNSTFFNTDTPQTIIEVLDYLNDDLRVHEMMISPAYAYEKAPDQEHFLGVEQTRELFRKAFSGGNRRRWRLNHSPLFLDFLEGKVDFPCTAWAIPNYSLFGWQKPCYLMSDGYVTTYRELVEKTDWDAYGRGRDPRCANCMAHCGYEPTAVLATMGSLKESLRALRETVSGNQG; the protein is encoded by the coding sequence ATGGCCATGCCGCTCCGCCAGTCCATCAAGGTGGCGACGTATCTCGTTGAACAGAAGCTTCGCAAACGGGACAAATTCCCGCTGATCGTCGAGCTGGAACCGCTCTACGCCTGCAATCTGAAGTGCGAGGGCTGCGGCAAGATCCAGCATCCGGCGGGCGTGCTCAAACAGCGCATGCCGGTCGCCCAGGCCGTGGGCGCCGTCCTGGAGTCCGGTGCGCCGATGGTGTCGATCGCCGGCGGCGAGCCCCTGATGCACCCTCAGATCGATGAGATCGTGAGGCAGTTGGTGGCCCGCAAGAAGTACGTATTCCTGTGCACCAACGCCCTGCTGCTGCGCAAGAAGATGGACAGGTTCAAGCCCTCGCCGTACTTCGCGTTCGCCGTGCACATCGACGGGCTGCGGGAGCGGCACGACGAGTCGGTGGCCAAGGAGGGGGTGTTCGACGAGGCCGTGGCGGCCATCAAGGAGGCCAAGCGGCGCGGCTTCCGGGTGACCACCAACTCGACGTTCTTCAACACCGACACCCCGCAGACCATCATCGAGGTCCTCGACTACCTCAACGACGACCTCCGGGTCCACGAGATGATGATCTCGCCGGCCTACGCCTACGAGAAGGCCCCCGACCAGGAGCACTTCCTCGGCGTCGAGCAGACCCGCGAACTGTTCAGGAAGGCATTCTCGGGCGGGAACCGGCGGCGCTGGCGCCTGAACCACTCGCCCCTGTTCCTGGACTTCCTGGAGGGCAAGGTCGACTTCCCGTGCACGGCGTGGGCGATCCCCAACTACTCGCTCTTCGGCTGGCAGAAGCCCTGCTACCTGATGAGCGACGGGTACGTCACGACGTACCGGGAGCTCGTCGAGAAGACCGACTGGGACGCCTACGGCCGGGGCAGGGACCCGCGCTGCGCCAACTGCATGGCGCACTGCGGCTACGAACCGACCGCCGTCCTCGCCACCATGGGATCGCTGAAGGAGTCCCTGCGCGCCCTGCGCGAGACGGTCTCCGGGAACCAGGGGTGA
- a CDS encoding peptidoglycan DD-metalloendopeptidase family protein: MPAKGKHRRPKSQRFTRSIAAAGTGGAALALPLIGAAGAHAATPTAAVSDVSEKTLTVAGEKATAEAGARLGQAERAAQAEKTATKKASAETYSVKVGDYLSKIADEQDVEGGWKRLYSDNREAVGSDPSLIHPGLKLTIGGQAASSGAPQSSEKPQPPQSSTKPQSSKSSGSSAQESKDTQASTSTSAGQSSQSSGAGFSGPIQGATVGTAYKTAGSMWSSGYHTGVDFVAPTGTGLKSVGAGTVVSAGWGGAYGNQVVIRLADGYYAQYAHLSSISVSAGQSVSGGQQIGLSGATGNVTGPHLHFEIRTSPNYGSDIDPLAYLRSKGVSL; the protein is encoded by the coding sequence ATGCCCGCGAAGGGTAAGCACCGCCGTCCGAAGTCCCAGCGTTTCACCCGCTCGATCGCCGCCGCCGGCACCGGTGGGGCCGCTCTCGCGCTGCCGTTGATCGGAGCCGCAGGCGCCCACGCGGCGACCCCGACCGCCGCCGTTTCCGACGTATCCGAGAAGACCCTCACGGTCGCCGGCGAGAAGGCCACCGCCGAGGCCGGTGCGAGACTGGGCCAGGCCGAGAGGGCCGCCCAGGCGGAGAAGACCGCCACCAAGAAAGCGTCCGCCGAGACCTATTCGGTGAAGGTCGGCGACTACCTCTCGAAGATCGCGGACGAGCAGGACGTCGAGGGCGGCTGGAAGCGGCTCTACTCGGACAACCGCGAGGCGGTCGGCTCCGACCCTTCGCTCATCCACCCGGGTCTCAAGCTCACGATCGGGGGGCAGGCCGCGTCGAGCGGTGCGCCGCAGTCGTCGGAGAAGCCCCAGCCGCCGCAGTCGTCTACGAAGCCCCAGTCGTCGAAGTCCTCCGGCTCCTCGGCGCAGGAGTCGAAGGACACCCAGGCGTCGACCTCCACGTCCGCGGGCCAGTCCTCGCAGTCCAGTGGTGCCGGCTTCAGCGGGCCCATCCAGGGCGCCACCGTCGGCACCGCGTACAAGACCGCCGGAAGCATGTGGTCCAGCGGTTACCACACCGGCGTCGACTTCGTGGCCCCGACCGGCACCGGCCTCAAGTCCGTGGGCGCGGGCACCGTCGTCTCCGCCGGCTGGGGCGGCGCCTACGGCAACCAGGTCGTCATCAGGCTCGCCGACGGCTACTACGCCCAGTACGCCCACCTGTCGTCGATCTCCGTCTCCGCGGGCCAGTCCGTGAGCGGCGGCCAGCAGATCGGCCTCTCCGGCGCGACCGGCAACGTCACCGGCCCGCACCTTCACTTCGAGATCCGTACGAGCCCGAACTACGGCTCGGACATCGACCCGCTGGCGTATCTCCGCTCGAAGGGCGTCAGCCTCTGA
- a CDS encoding aspartate aminotransferase family protein, whose product MTTAEPTDGIEEFDLGRLLTERGAERYELHARHLNHQLPRMLHTIGFDKVYERAEGAYFWDADGADYLDMLAGFGVMGLGRHHPVVRKALHDVLDARLADLTRFDCQPLPGLLAERLLTHSPHLDRVFFGNSGTEAVETALKFARCATGRPRVLYCAHAFHGLTAGSLSVNGEDGFRDGFAPLLPDTAVPFGDLDSLARELKKDDVAALIVEPIQGKGVREAPPGYLRAAQELLRRRKALLIVDEVQTGLGRTGDFYAYQHEDGVEPDLVCVAKALSGGYVPVGATLGKEWIFKKVYASMDRVLVHSASFGSNAQAMAAGLAVLSVMENEQLVANARATGERLKARLGALVDKYELLSDVRGRGLMIGIEFGRPKSLKLRGRWTMLQAARKGLFAQMVVVPLLRRHRILTQVSGDHLEVIKLIPPLVIGEREVDRFVEAFTEVMDDAHGGSGLMWDFGRTLMKQAVASR is encoded by the coding sequence ATGACCACCGCCGAACCCACCGACGGCATCGAGGAGTTCGACCTCGGCAGACTCCTGACCGAGCGCGGCGCCGAGCGCTACGAACTCCACGCCCGGCATCTCAACCACCAACTCCCGCGCATGCTGCACACCATCGGCTTCGACAAGGTCTACGAGCGGGCCGAGGGCGCGTACTTCTGGGACGCGGACGGCGCCGACTACCTGGACATGCTCGCCGGGTTCGGGGTGATGGGGCTCGGCCGCCATCACCCCGTGGTCCGCAAGGCGCTGCACGACGTCCTCGACGCGCGGCTCGCCGACCTGACCCGCTTCGACTGCCAGCCGCTGCCCGGACTGCTCGCCGAGAGGCTGCTTACCCACAGCCCGCACCTGGACCGGGTCTTCTTCGGCAACAGCGGCACCGAGGCCGTCGAGACCGCGCTGAAGTTCGCCCGCTGCGCCACCGGCAGACCGCGCGTCCTGTACTGCGCCCACGCCTTCCACGGGCTCACCGCCGGCTCGCTGTCCGTGAACGGCGAGGACGGCTTCCGGGACGGCTTCGCACCGCTGCTGCCCGACACGGCCGTACCATTCGGTGATCTCGACTCCCTGGCAAGAGAGTTGAAGAAGGACGACGTCGCCGCCCTCATCGTCGAGCCCATCCAGGGCAAGGGGGTGCGCGAGGCGCCGCCCGGCTATCTGCGCGCCGCACAGGAGCTGCTGCGCCGGCGCAAGGCGCTGCTGATCGTCGATGAGGTGCAGACCGGTCTCGGGCGGACCGGGGACTTCTACGCCTACCAGCACGAGGACGGTGTCGAGCCGGACCTGGTCTGTGTGGCGAAGGCGCTCTCCGGCGGCTATGTACCGGTCGGGGCGACCCTCGGAAAGGAGTGGATCTTCAAGAAGGTCTACGCGTCGATGGACCGCGTCCTCGTCCACTCGGCCAGCTTCGGCTCCAATGCCCAGGCCATGGCCGCCGGCCTGGCCGTCCTCTCGGTCATGGAGAACGAGCAGCTCGTGGCGAACGCCCGGGCCACGGGGGAGCGGCTGAAGGCCCGGCTCGGGGCGCTCGTAGACAAGTACGAGCTGCTGAGCGACGTACGCGGCCGGGGGCTGATGATCGGTATCGAGTTCGGCAGGCCGAAGTCGCTGAAGCTGCGTGGCCGTTGGACGATGCTCCAGGCGGCCCGCAAGGGACTGTTCGCGCAGATGGTCGTCGTACCGCTGCTGCGGCGGCATCGCATCCTCACCCAGGTCTCCGGCGACCATCTGGAGGTGATCAAGCTGATTCCGCCGCTGGTCATCGGGGAACGGGAGGTGGACCGGTTCGTCGAGGCCTTCACCGAGGTGATGGACGACGCGCACGGCGGCAGCGGGCTGATGTGGGACTTCGGCAGGACGCTGATGAAGCAGGCGGTGGCCAGCCGCTAG